The following are from one region of the Variovorax sp. V213 genome:
- a CDS encoding dihydrodipicolinate synthase family protein gives MTPRYRGIFPVVPTTFTEQGALDLESQKRCVDFMIDAGSDGLCILANFSEQFVLSDEEREVLTRTVLEHVAGRVPVIVTTTHYSTRICAERSRRAQDMGAAMLMVMPPYHGATFRVPEPQIFEFYAGLSDAVGIPIMIQDAPASGTLLSAPFLARMAREIEQVAYFKIETPGAASKLRELIRLGGDAVEGPWDGEEAITLMPDLDAGATGSMTGGGYPDGIRPIIEAHRAGDREKAFALYQQWLPLINYENRQAGLLACKALMKEGGVIACEAPRHPLPTMHPDTRAGLIETAKRLDPLVLRWGR, from the coding sequence ATGACTCCCAGATACCGCGGCATCTTCCCGGTGGTGCCCACCACCTTCACCGAACAGGGCGCCCTCGATCTCGAAAGCCAGAAGCGCTGCGTCGATTTCATGATCGATGCGGGCTCCGACGGGCTGTGCATCCTTGCCAACTTCTCGGAGCAGTTCGTTCTCTCCGACGAAGAGCGCGAGGTGCTCACGCGCACAGTGCTCGAGCACGTGGCCGGCCGCGTGCCGGTGATCGTCACCACCACCCACTACAGCACCCGCATCTGCGCCGAACGCAGCCGCCGCGCGCAAGACATGGGCGCCGCCATGCTGATGGTGATGCCGCCCTATCACGGCGCCACCTTCCGAGTGCCGGAGCCGCAGATCTTCGAGTTCTACGCCGGTCTCTCGGATGCGGTGGGCATTCCGATCATGATCCAGGACGCGCCCGCGAGCGGCACCTTGCTGTCGGCGCCTTTTCTGGCGCGCATGGCACGCGAGATCGAGCAGGTGGCGTATTTCAAGATCGAGACCCCGGGTGCGGCGTCCAAGCTGCGCGAGTTGATTCGCCTGGGCGGCGATGCGGTCGAGGGCCCGTGGGACGGCGAGGAAGCCATCACGCTGATGCCCGATCTGGATGCGGGTGCGACCGGCTCCATGACGGGCGGTGGCTATCCCGATGGCATCCGCCCGATCATCGAGGCGCACCGCGCGGGCGACCGAGAGAAGGCCTTTGCGCTTTACCAGCAATGGCTGCCGCTCATCAACTACGAGAACCGCCAGGCCGGCTTGCTCGCCTGCAAGGCGCTGATGAAAGAAGGCGGCGTGATCGCCTGCGAGGCGCCGCGCCACCCGCTGCCGACGATGCACCCCGACACGCGCGCCGGCCTGATCGAAACCGCGAAACGGCTCGATCCGCTGGTGCTGCGCTGGGGGCGTTGA
- a CDS encoding IlvD/Edd family dehydratase: MPDDTPKKKLRSTEWFGSADKNGFMYRSWMKNQGIPDHEFDGRPIIGICNTWSELTPCNAHFRKIAEHVKRGISEAGGFPVEFPVFSNGESNLRPTAMLTRNLASMDVEEAIRGNPVDAVVLLTGCDKTTPALLMGAASCDIPAIVVTGGPMLNGKLEGKNIGSGTAVWQLHESLKAGEINLHQFLSAEGGMSRSAGTCNTMGTASTMACMAEALGTSLPHNAAIPAVDARRYVLAQMSGMRAVEMAKEGLTLSKILTREAFENAIRVNAAIGGSTNAVIHLKAIAGRIGVDLELEDWTRIGSDTPTIVDLQPSGRFLMEEFYYAGGLPAVLRRLGESGLLPHPGALTVNGQSLWDNVRDAPSLNDEVIRPLDNPLIADGGIRILRGNLSPRGAVLKPSAASPELLKHRGRAVVFENLEHYKERIVDESLDVDASSVMVLKNCGPKGYPGMAEVGNMGLPPKLLRQGVKDMVRISDARMSGTAYGTVVLHVAPEAADGGPLAAVRDGDWIELDCDAGRLHLDISDDELASRLASLSSADAQPMSTRGGGYQKLYVNHVLQADEGCDFDFLVGCRGSAVPRHSH, translated from the coding sequence ATGCCGGACGATACCCCCAAGAAGAAGCTTCGCTCGACCGAATGGTTCGGCTCGGCCGACAAGAACGGCTTCATGTACCGCAGCTGGATGAAGAACCAGGGCATACCGGACCATGAGTTCGACGGCCGGCCGATCATCGGCATCTGCAACACCTGGTCGGAGCTCACGCCCTGCAATGCGCACTTCCGCAAGATCGCCGAGCATGTGAAGCGCGGCATCTCGGAAGCGGGCGGCTTCCCGGTCGAGTTTCCGGTGTTCTCCAACGGCGAATCGAACCTGCGGCCCACGGCCATGCTCACGCGCAACCTGGCGAGCATGGACGTGGAAGAAGCCATCCGCGGCAACCCGGTCGATGCGGTGGTGTTGCTCACGGGCTGCGACAAGACCACGCCCGCGCTGCTGATGGGGGCCGCGAGCTGCGACATACCGGCCATCGTGGTGACGGGCGGACCCATGTTGAACGGCAAGCTCGAGGGCAAGAACATCGGCTCGGGCACGGCCGTGTGGCAACTGCACGAATCGCTCAAGGCCGGCGAGATCAACCTGCATCAGTTCCTCTCGGCCGAAGGCGGCATGTCGCGCTCGGCGGGCACCTGCAACACCATGGGCACCGCTTCGACCATGGCCTGCATGGCCGAGGCGCTGGGGACTTCGCTGCCGCACAACGCGGCGATTCCGGCGGTCGACGCGCGGCGCTACGTGCTCGCCCAGATGTCGGGCATGCGCGCAGTGGAGATGGCGAAAGAAGGGCTCACGCTGTCCAAGATTCTCACGCGCGAGGCTTTTGAGAACGCCATTCGCGTCAATGCGGCCATCGGCGGATCGACCAATGCGGTGATCCATCTGAAGGCGATTGCGGGTCGCATCGGCGTCGATCTCGAGCTGGAAGACTGGACGCGCATCGGCAGCGACACGCCCACCATTGTCGATCTGCAGCCTTCAGGCCGATTCCTGATGGAGGAGTTCTACTACGCGGGCGGCCTGCCCGCCGTGTTGCGCCGCCTGGGCGAAAGCGGCCTGCTGCCGCACCCAGGCGCGCTCACCGTCAACGGCCAGTCGCTCTGGGACAACGTGCGGGACGCGCCGAGCCTCAACGACGAGGTGATCCGTCCCCTGGACAACCCACTGATTGCCGATGGCGGCATCCGCATCCTGCGTGGCAATCTCTCGCCGCGCGGCGCGGTGCTCAAGCCCTCCGCGGCGTCGCCCGAGTTGCTGAAGCACCGGGGCCGCGCGGTGGTGTTCGAGAACCTCGAACACTACAAGGAGCGCATCGTCGACGAATCTCTCGATGTGGATGCGAGTTCGGTGATGGTGCTGAAGAACTGCGGCCCAAAGGGCTATCCAGGCATGGCCGAGGTGGGCAACATGGGGCTGCCGCCGAAGTTGCTGCGCCAGGGCGTGAAGGACATGGTGCGCATCTCGGACGCGCGCATGAGCGGTACGGCCTATGGCACCGTGGTGCTGCACGTCGCTCCTGAAGCCGCGGACGGCGGACCTTTGGCCGCGGTGCGCGACGGCGACTGGATCGAACTCGATTGCGATGCGGGCCGGCTGCACCTCGATATCAGCGACGACGAACTCGCATCCCGCCTGGCTTCGCTGTCGAGCGCCGATGCGCAGCCCATGAGCACGCGCGGCGGCGGCTACCAGAAGCTCTACGTCAACCACGTGCTGCAGGCCGACGAGGGCTGCGACTTTGACTTTCTGGTGGGCTGCAGAGGCTCCGCCGTTCCCCGCCATTCACACTGA